The following are encoded in a window of Nitrososphaerota archaeon genomic DNA:
- a CDS encoding ABC transporter permease, with the protein MKFPPIIIIAKKEFKDSITNRWFLVLSALFFLLVLQIPYLSLVLLGLFPYSNIPGKIGTFLSVATSLGALITISIGALSVSAEKEQRTIAYLLSQPIRRIDVLIGKYIGLFLTISVIMVVGVGLALLPSFGSTNVAEVGLHDFFYGVMILVGMSAVMLAVSFAISVISASRAMAISIALFIWLFMTVIYDIGLLGVTFIASGESQSFLYFILFNPIETTRIIAFILIRPEFSPSVSEQFMIRYFGFNGSLVPLTISMGAWFAAAMVFSTIEFYLRDN; encoded by the coding sequence ATGAAGTTCCCACCGATTATAATCATCGCAAAGAAGGAGTTCAAGGACTCCATCACCAACCGATGGTTTCTTGTACTCTCAGCGCTCTTCTTTCTTTTGGTTCTTCAGATACCCTACTTATCCCTAGTTTTGCTGGGACTCTTCCCTTACTCGAATATACCTGGTAAGATAGGGACATTCCTAAGTGTCGCAACCTCGCTTGGCGCTTTAATCACTATCAGCATCGGTGCTCTAAGCGTCTCCGCCGAAAAGGAGCAAAGAACAATCGCGTACCTGCTATCACAACCTATTAGACGCATCGATGTGCTCATAGGCAAATACATCGGATTATTTCTGACGATCTCGGTGATAATGGTCGTCGGAGTCGGACTCGCACTGCTACCTTCATTCGGAAGCACGAACGTAGCTGAGGTGGGATTACACGACTTCTTCTACGGAGTCATGATACTTGTAGGAATGTCAGCGGTCATGCTTGCGGTATCCTTCGCTATATCAGTAATATCAGCCAGCCGAGCAATGGCAATATCAATAGCTCTCTTCATTTGGCTCTTCATGACAGTGATCTACGACATCGGGCTGCTAGGCGTGACTTTTATAGCATCAGGCGAAAGCCAATCCTTCCTGTACTTCATACTTTTCAACCCGATAGAGACCACCCGCATCATCGCATTCATACTGATACGACCAGAATTCTCGCCAAGCGTCTCTGAACAGTTCATGATACGCTACTTCGGCTTCAACGGATCCCTAGTGCCGCTCACAATATCAATGGGAGCATGGTTCGCTGCAGCAATGGTGTTCTCGACAATAGAGTTCTACCTAAGAGACAACTAA
- a CDS encoding ABC transporter ATP-binding protein, which yields MIELNGVTKKYGKFNAVDDVSFKVDKNELIALLGPNGAGKTTVLKCIIGLVTFNGSIKVDGLDVKKSGVDVRRRVAYHPQQVSLYNHMSVADNLKFFAGVKRLDNDTISRSLEENGLKEHASKKVSELSEGLKQRLMLATTLLGDSPIILFDEPSANLDIRGVLAFKEVVDSLSRKGKTIILSTHLLSDINEIANRIIVMNQGKLVTEGSINEIMREVELNTRILITLVEKIDEQAVNDVEEMLRKAGAKTVSIEADRIIVSVEAPDKIPVLRALDESGLVIKDFRVYDPSLEDAFLRITGDEPKRSEVKNEV from the coding sequence ATGATTGAACTGAACGGAGTGACCAAAAAATACGGAAAGTTCAACGCAGTCGATGATGTAAGCTTCAAGGTTGACAAAAACGAGCTAATTGCGCTCCTAGGCCCTAACGGCGCAGGAAAAACCACTGTTTTGAAATGCATTATTGGCCTAGTCACCTTCAATGGAAGCATCAAAGTTGACGGGTTAGATGTGAAGAAGAGCGGTGTTGATGTTAGGAGACGAGTAGCCTATCATCCACAGCAAGTCTCGCTCTACAACCATATGAGTGTGGCAGACAACTTAAAGTTTTTCGCAGGGGTCAAACGGCTCGATAATGATACGATTAGCAGAAGCCTTGAGGAAAATGGATTGAAAGAGCATGCGAGCAAAAAGGTTTCAGAGCTCTCTGAAGGTTTGAAGCAGAGGCTAATGCTCGCCACGACTCTCCTAGGGGACAGCCCCATTATTCTCTTCGACGAGCCATCAGCTAACCTCGATATCAGAGGCGTACTCGCCTTCAAGGAAGTGGTTGATTCACTTTCACGCAAAGGAAAGACGATAATTTTGTCCACACACCTCCTCAGCGATATTAACGAAATCGCAAACCGGATTATTGTGATGAATCAAGGAAAACTGGTCACGGAGGGCTCCATCAACGAGATTATGAGAGAGGTTGAGCTAAACACCCGTATACTCATAACTCTCGTCGAAAAGATTGACGAACAGGCAGTAAACGACGTTGAGGAGATGCTGAGGAAAGCTGGAGCCAAAACTGTCTCCATCGAAGCCGACCGCATCATAGTCTCAGTTGAAGCACCCGATAAGATACCGGTGCTTAGAGCGTTAGATGAATCGGGCTTGGTCATTAAAGACTTCAGAGTCTATGATCCAAGCTTGGAGGACGCCTTCCTCAGGATCACTGGTGACGAGCCTAAGCGAAGCGAAGTAAAAAACGAGGTGTAA
- a CDS encoding cytochrome c3 family protein gives MARNVVVTVIFAVVLIIALAAVTLSLATSTSVGGSTYSNDPKSCASCHNEEPYVKGYVVSPHGKANVTCMDCHKYPKPISDANCLTCHQDYDRSNKTKFPWLWVVEVRIVDAHSHIAHIPARCTTCHLQHKFELGIPKETTQSICGDCHKPYVKK, from the coding sequence ATGGCGCGCAACGTAGTCGTAACAGTCATTTTCGCAGTTGTACTCATCATTGCATTAGCCGCCGTCACGCTCTCTTTGGCGACATCAACATCCGTAGGTGGATCAACCTATAGCAACGATCCTAAGAGCTGCGCATCATGCCACAATGAAGAACCCTATGTTAAGGGCTACGTCGTCTCCCCTCACGGGAAGGCAAACGTCACCTGCATGGACTGTCACAAGTACCCGAAGCCGATAAGCGACGCTAACTGCTTGACCTGCCACCAAGATTACGACCGCTCAAATAAAACAAAGTTTCCTTGGCTCTGGGTAGTCGAGGTACGAATTGTTGACGCCCACTCACACATAGCGCATATTCCTGCTAGATGCACAACCTGTCACCTTCAGCATAAGTTTGAGCTAGGCATTCCAAAAGAAACTACGCAAAGCATCTGCGGCGACTGTCATAAACCATACGTCAAGAAATAG
- a CDS encoding cation diffusion facilitator family transporter produces MLNTKSSFPKGAAASKTSVAIFLATGLIEIVVGVFSGSAAIFADGAHTISDALISTIVWLGLKVSGRAPDGKFHYGYFRVETFSAVIAAFVLVGVGIVILVRSYFALLRPVEISNPVLPLVTAAAASGVDWGMGLVKRRIAKEEMSEALRLDSYNTMKSGLSSLFAFLGIFSATYFAEADALAGIGISFFVFVVAYTTVRESALVLMDACECFDVTDAIKSTAEGINGVKRVDSVRLRHSGPYIFGDLHIQVNGKTTVNESDKIIRRIKSAIKEIVPTLEQLTVEISSGEEEEE; encoded by the coding sequence ATGTTGAATACGAAGTCGAGTTTTCCTAAGGGTGCTGCTGCGTCGAAGACTTCTGTCGCGATCTTCTTAGCCACTGGCCTAATCGAGATTGTGGTAGGGGTGTTTTCGGGGAGTGCAGCGATATTTGCTGATGGAGCGCACACAATTTCTGATGCTTTGATATCCACAATAGTTTGGCTTGGATTGAAGGTTTCTGGACGAGCGCCTGACGGTAAGTTTCACTACGGATATTTTCGGGTTGAGACCTTTTCCGCTGTCATAGCCGCCTTTGTTCTAGTTGGGGTCGGTATTGTTATTCTAGTTAGATCGTATTTTGCTCTTTTGAGACCTGTTGAGATTTCGAATCCTGTGCTACCGCTGGTTACTGCTGCTGCAGCATCTGGTGTAGACTGGGGTATGGGTTTGGTTAAGCGGCGGATTGCTAAAGAGGAGATGAGTGAGGCGTTGCGGCTTGACTCTTATAATACGATGAAGAGCGGGCTTTCCTCGCTGTTCGCCTTCTTAGGTATCTTTTCGGCAACATATTTTGCAGAGGCTGATGCGCTGGCCGGAATCGGTATCTCTTTCTTCGTCTTTGTAGTGGCGTATACTACAGTGCGTGAGTCAGCACTTGTTTTAATGGATGCCTGTGAATGCTTCGATGTTACCGATGCTATCAAATCGACAGCAGAGGGGATAAATGGGGTGAAGCGCGTAGATTCAGTTCGGCTTAGACATTCTGGTCCATACATTTTCGGCGACTTACATATTCAGGTTAACGGCAAGACGACTGTAAACGAGTCCGATAAGATAATCCGTAGAATTAAATCGGCGATTAAAGAAATTGTTCCGACTCTTGAACAGCTAACGGTCGAGATTAGCTCTGGGGAGGAGGAAGAGGAGTGA
- the ilvD gene encoding dihydroxy-acid dehydratase: MRSDTIKKGVEKAPHRSLLRAVGLTEKDFDKPFIGVANSFVEIIPGHVHLQEFGKIVKQAIREAGGVPFEFNTIGVDDGITMGHSGMRYSLPSREIIADSVETMMRAHNLDGLVCIPNCDKIVPGMIMGALRVNVPTIFVSGGAMRAGKTPRGRTIDFISVYEGVGAYRSGNISKEDLEELEQYGCPDCGSCAGLFTANSMNCLCEALGIALPRNGTALAKTPEREELARQAGRQIMQLIEKDLKPREIITSAALDNAMVLDLAMGGSTNTILHLLAIASEAGVNYSVSTINELAENVPHLCKVSPASKWHMEDVDRAGGVSAILKEISRRPGALNLASKTVTLRSLGENIKDSRIQDEEVIKRLENPYSQHGGLMVLYGNLAPDGALLKIGAVDPDIRNHEGPAKIFESQEEAGEKILRGAVKSGDVTVIRYEGPRGGPGMPEMLAPTAALVGMGLGRTVALITDGRFSGGTRGIAIGHVSPEAADGGPICLLKEGDIIQIDLEKHTLNVKLTEKELKARRAKWTPPEPKIKTGYLARYAKMVSSANSGAVLKI, translated from the coding sequence ATGCGCAGCGATACAATCAAGAAAGGAGTTGAGAAGGCACCGCACCGCAGCCTATTGAGAGCTGTTGGTCTCACTGAGAAGGATTTCGACAAACCCTTCATCGGCGTAGCTAACTCGTTCGTCGAGATAATCCCGGGCCATGTCCATCTGCAAGAGTTCGGTAAAATTGTGAAGCAGGCTATCCGTGAAGCGGGTGGTGTCCCCTTCGAATTCAACACTATCGGTGTGGACGATGGCATCACGATGGGTCACTCGGGAATGCGCTACTCTCTCCCCAGCCGCGAGATCATCGCAGACTCCGTTGAAACGATGATGCGCGCTCATAATCTTGACGGTTTAGTGTGTATACCCAACTGCGACAAGATTGTTCCGGGAATGATTATGGGTGCGCTGCGCGTTAACGTTCCGACGATTTTTGTCAGCGGCGGCGCAATGCGGGCTGGAAAAACACCTCGTGGCCGAACAATCGATTTCATCTCGGTCTACGAGGGAGTTGGTGCCTACCGCTCCGGAAATATCAGTAAAGAAGATCTTGAAGAGCTGGAGCAGTACGGCTGCCCCGACTGCGGATCCTGCGCCGGACTCTTCACGGCCAATTCAATGAACTGCCTCTGTGAAGCACTAGGTATCGCTCTCCCAAGAAACGGCACCGCGCTCGCTAAAACGCCTGAGCGTGAAGAACTGGCTCGACAGGCTGGGCGGCAGATAATGCAGCTGATAGAAAAAGATCTGAAACCCCGCGAGATAATTACGTCGGCTGCGCTGGATAACGCGATGGTGCTGGATCTAGCGATGGGCGGCTCTACCAATACTATACTCCACCTGCTCGCAATTGCGTCAGAGGCTGGAGTAAACTACTCCGTATCAACGATAAACGAGTTGGCTGAGAATGTGCCTCATCTCTGCAAGGTCAGCCCCGCCTCGAAGTGGCATATGGAGGATGTTGATCGCGCAGGAGGTGTCTCGGCTATTTTGAAGGAGATTAGTCGGCGACCCGGAGCGCTCAATCTCGCTTCGAAGACCGTGACTCTCCGCAGCCTAGGGGAGAACATTAAGGACAGTCGTATACAGGATGAAGAGGTGATCAAGCGGCTGGAGAATCCTTACAGTCAACACGGTGGTCTGATGGTGCTTTACGGTAACCTCGCGCCTGATGGAGCACTTCTGAAGATTGGTGCAGTAGACCCTGACATACGTAACCATGAAGGCCCTGCTAAGATATTCGAATCGCAGGAGGAGGCTGGTGAAAAGATTCTTAGAGGTGCAGTGAAATCTGGTGATGTCACTGTAATTCGCTACGAAGGGCCAAGGGGTGGCCCGGGGATGCCTGAGATGCTGGCTCCAACAGCGGCTCTCGTAGGTATGGGGCTCGGTAGAACAGTTGCGTTAATCACTGACGGAAGATTCTCAGGGGGCACAAGAGGCATCGCAATCGGGCACGTCTCACCTGAAGCTGCGGACGGCGGCCCAATATGTTTGCTCAAAGAGGGCGACATCATCCAGATAGATCTTGAGAAGCACACTTTGAATGTTAAGCTCACAGAGAAGGAGCTGAAGGCGCGCCGCGCAAAGTGGACCCCCCCAGAACCGAAGATCAAAACAGGCTACTTGGCCAGATATGCAAAGATGGTGTCATCAGCAAACTCTGGAGCAGTCCTCAAAATATAA
- a CDS encoding DUF362 domain-containing protein: MPVSRRRLIYLAVTAGGAVIVLSATGGLLYLGGKPGAVENGTRTTTANAVTKQLNITSTTTTTSTQAKMRFSNPYTENGKSLVSVVQGSGRPEDVPEMVKNSVAVIGGIEKIDVKGKKVFVKPNTNSNHPPPAVTSPLIVGTVVKMLMDAGAAEVKVGDCSNINNQTSQVMMDQGIQRAVEDAGGEVVFLDQQEYVTVSMPWGKWLTETRISKPVYEAERLIDLPVIKSHNVAGFTMSMKNFVGAIHKSSRLDPSWLPSTTVFHSCGNPSEAVAELNVLVKPDLIVMDGTKSLVSYGEGDDAGEVRDTNLVVASGDRVANDIVGLSVIKSFGLWPMVTDKDVWAQGTIQRALELSLGQRSDKIKIISKSLVGQEKLDPLLQKIHSISGIPA; encoded by the coding sequence ATGCCTGTTTCACGTCGTAGACTGATCTATTTGGCTGTAACGGCGGGCGGAGCTGTGATTGTTCTTTCCGCCACAGGTGGATTGCTGTATTTGGGTGGGAAGCCTGGTGCGGTTGAAAATGGTACCCGCACCACTACTGCCAACGCGGTGACTAAACAGCTTAACATCACGAGTACCACAACCACGACTAGTACTCAGGCTAAGATGAGATTCAGTAATCCTTACACTGAGAACGGGAAGAGTCTCGTTAGTGTAGTTCAGGGGAGTGGAAGGCCTGAGGATGTGCCAGAGATGGTGAAGAACAGTGTAGCTGTGATAGGAGGGATTGAGAAGATTGATGTTAAGGGCAAAAAGGTGTTTGTGAAACCGAACACCAATAGTAACCATCCGCCACCGGCTGTTACTAGTCCGCTTATCGTTGGCACTGTTGTGAAGATGCTTATGGATGCAGGGGCAGCTGAGGTAAAGGTGGGGGACTGCTCCAACATCAATAATCAGACTAGTCAGGTTATGATGGATCAAGGAATCCAGAGGGCGGTTGAGGATGCAGGTGGTGAAGTGGTTTTTCTGGACCAGCAGGAGTATGTCACGGTGTCGATGCCTTGGGGAAAATGGTTGACCGAGACGCGTATCTCAAAACCGGTTTACGAAGCTGAGCGGCTGATTGATCTCCCTGTTATTAAGAGTCACAATGTCGCGGGATTCACGATGAGCATGAAGAACTTCGTCGGGGCAATTCACAAGTCAAGCCGCCTTGATCCTTCTTGGCTTCCCAGCACCACGGTCTTTCACAGCTGCGGAAACCCGTCGGAAGCAGTTGCTGAGCTGAATGTGTTGGTGAAGCCTGATCTCATCGTAATGGATGGGACGAAGAGTCTCGTATCCTACGGAGAAGGTGATGACGCTGGCGAGGTTCGGGATACAAACTTGGTTGTGGCCAGTGGAGACAGGGTGGCTAATGACATTGTTGGGTTAAGCGTTATCAAGAGTTTCGGACTTTGGCCTATGGTTACCGACAAGGATGTTTGGGCTCAGGGTACAATTCAACGTGCGCTGGAGCTTTCGCTTGGTCAGCGTAGCGACAAAATAAAGATAATCAGCAAATCTCTAGTTGGACAAGAGAAACTTGATCCTCTTCTCCAAAAAATTCATAGTATTTCGGGAATACCTGCCTGA
- the eif1A gene encoding translation initiation factor eIF-1A, whose product MGKRKVLNEADLKKLTLPEEGELIGRVLKMSGGEHVIVKCTDGKTRMARIRGKMKRRMWVRENDMVLVAPWDFKDDRADIVWRYTVSQVEWLRNNSYIPDGL is encoded by the coding sequence ATCGGCAAACGTAAAGTCTTGAATGAAGCGGATCTGAAGAAGCTCACTCTACCCGAAGAGGGAGAGCTGATCGGCCGGGTTTTGAAGATGTCCGGCGGAGAGCATGTCATAGTCAAGTGTACTGATGGAAAGACTCGTATGGCGAGAATCCGAGGTAAAATGAAGCGGCGCATGTGGGTTCGCGAAAACGACATGGTGCTTGTGGCGCCTTGGGACTTCAAAGACGATCGAGCCGATATTGTATGGCGATACACAGTCTCACAGGTCGAGTGGCTAAGAAACAACAGCTACATTCCAGACGGGCTGTAA
- a CDS encoding cytochrome b/b6 domain-containing protein codes for MTDEKVRRHDIAQRVYHWVNLSSLLILLWTGLTIYDLNLFGLQPLSAFAKTVIGTTYTPLIYDLHRYAAFTLLGSLIFHITYDTGIRGIFWSELPSRADFKAQNVMAKNFLGRSREYVKFHKYNPGQKMLHIGIAIVVLLIGATGLMLSANYRWLVPIWFLNVNFDFLLYWTRVLHDVLTFALVAMVVMHFYFSVRLENLPTFKSMITGWVPRHYQEKHFSSTEEPELIPASHEKER; via the coding sequence ATGACTGACGAAAAAGTTAGACGGCATGATATTGCCCAGAGAGTGTATCATTGGGTAAATCTATCAAGCTTGCTTATACTCCTCTGGACTGGGTTAACAATTTACGATCTGAACCTATTCGGTCTTCAACCTTTATCAGCATTCGCGAAGACAGTTATAGGTACTACCTACACTCCGCTAATTTACGATCTACATCGATATGCGGCATTCACACTCCTAGGTTCATTGATTTTCCACATTACATATGATACCGGAATAAGGGGTATCTTTTGGAGCGAGTTACCCTCTAGAGCTGACTTTAAAGCTCAGAACGTTATGGCCAAGAACTTCTTGGGTCGATCAAGAGAATACGTAAAGTTCCACAAGTACAACCCTGGTCAGAAGATGCTTCACATCGGTATCGCTATAGTCGTCCTTCTGATCGGTGCAACCGGCTTAATGTTGAGTGCCAATTACCGTTGGCTTGTTCCAATCTGGTTCTTAAATGTCAACTTTGATTTTCTGCTCTACTGGACTAGAGTTCTCCATGATGTGCTCACCTTTGCGCTTGTCGCGATGGTGGTAATGCACTTCTACTTCTCTGTAAGGTTAGAGAACCTGCCGACATTCAAGAGCATGATAACCGGTTGGGTGCCACGGCACTATCAGGAGAAACACTTCTCTTCCACAGAGGAGCCTGAGCTAATCCCAGCATCGCACGAAAAGGAGAGATAA